The following proteins come from a genomic window of Blastococcus sp. HT6-30:
- a CDS encoding NAD(P)H-quinone dehydrogenase, which yields MPRILIIGGGPAGYEAALVAAQLGAQVTVIERDGIGGASVLTDCVPSKTLIAAAGAMTSVRDSAVLGVHGTELATVGLDLAAANQRVKNLAMAQSADIHARLQAEGVTIVAGQGRLADDVPGLVAHEVEILDEDGAVVDEIEGDVVLIATGADPRVLPGAEPDGERILDWRDVYDLAEPPEHLVVVGSGVTGAEFASGYLEAGVPVTLVSSRDRVLPGEDSDAAEVLEQVFQSRGGRLERGRAAAVRRTEKGISVELTDGRTVEGSHALMTVGTVPNTAGLNLESHGVQVTEAGHILVDRVSRTSVPGIYAAGDVTGVFQLASVAAMQGRIAMWHALGEAVAPIKLKTVAANVFTHPEIATVGVQEESLAEDADVEVVRLPLATNARAKMGDLHDGFVKLFARRSTGVIVGGVVVSPGASELVLPIALAVTKGLTADDLAQTFAIYPSLSGSITEAGRRLMGADDLA from the coding sequence ATGCCCCGCATCCTCATCATCGGTGGTGGCCCGGCCGGCTACGAGGCCGCTCTGGTCGCCGCACAGCTCGGTGCGCAGGTCACCGTGATCGAGCGCGACGGCATCGGTGGGGCCAGCGTGCTCACCGACTGCGTCCCCTCGAAGACCCTGATCGCCGCCGCCGGCGCCATGACGTCGGTCCGCGACTCGGCCGTCCTCGGGGTGCACGGGACCGAGCTGGCGACGGTCGGCCTCGATCTCGCGGCGGCCAACCAGCGGGTGAAGAACCTGGCCATGGCGCAGTCGGCCGACATCCACGCCCGCCTGCAGGCCGAGGGCGTGACGATCGTCGCCGGGCAGGGCCGGCTGGCCGACGACGTCCCGGGCCTGGTCGCGCACGAGGTGGAGATCCTGGACGAGGACGGTGCGGTGGTGGACGAGATCGAGGGCGACGTCGTCCTGATCGCCACCGGCGCCGACCCCCGGGTCCTCCCCGGTGCTGAGCCCGATGGCGAGCGGATCCTGGACTGGCGCGACGTCTACGACCTCGCGGAGCCGCCGGAGCACCTGGTGGTCGTCGGGTCGGGCGTCACCGGTGCCGAGTTCGCCTCCGGCTACCTGGAGGCCGGTGTGCCGGTCACCCTCGTGTCCTCCCGCGACCGGGTGCTGCCCGGCGAGGACTCCGACGCCGCCGAGGTGCTCGAGCAGGTCTTCCAGTCCCGCGGTGGTCGGCTGGAGCGCGGCCGCGCCGCCGCCGTCCGGCGTACCGAGAAGGGCATCTCGGTGGAGCTCACCGACGGGCGCACCGTCGAGGGCTCGCACGCGCTGATGACCGTCGGCACCGTGCCGAACACTGCCGGGCTCAACCTGGAGTCGCACGGTGTGCAGGTGACCGAAGCCGGTCACATCCTCGTCGACCGGGTGTCCCGGACCTCCGTGCCGGGGATCTACGCGGCCGGCGACGTCACCGGCGTCTTCCAGCTCGCCTCGGTCGCCGCGATGCAGGGCCGGATCGCCATGTGGCACGCCCTCGGCGAGGCGGTCGCGCCCATCAAGCTCAAGACGGTTGCGGCCAACGTCTTCACCCACCCGGAGATCGCGACCGTCGGGGTGCAGGAGGAGTCGCTGGCCGAGGACGCGGATGTCGAGGTGGTACGGCTGCCGTTGGCCACCAACGCGCGGGCCAAGATGGGAGACCTGCACGACGGCTTCGTGAAGCTCTTCGCCCGGCGGTCGACCGGGGTCATCGTCGGCGGCGTCGTCGTCTCACCGGGGGCCTCGGAGCTGGTGCTGCCAATCGCGCTCGCGGTGACCAAGGGGCTGACCGCCGATGACCTGGCGCAGACCTTCGCCATCTATCCCTCGCTGTCCGGTTCGATCACCGAGGCCGGACGCCGGCTGATGGGCGCCGACGACCTCGCCTGA
- a CDS encoding transposase, with translation MSMLADLVEVVIGVDTHSQTHTAAVLDARTGGVLARATVTADPDGYAELVALAEQHSGLRAWAMEGTGGYGAGLARHLADADEMVVELDRPKRPTRRAGAKSDPIDAERASRDALARAQLAQPKTGADRAALQMLLTARRAAVEAATAAQRQLLAMVITSPEAVRARFRGQTTRVMITTAATLRPGAARPMSRSSPR, from the coding sequence ATGTCCATGCTGGCAGACCTGGTCGAGGTCGTCATCGGCGTCGACACGCACAGCCAGACACACACCGCCGCGGTGCTCGATGCCCGCACCGGCGGCGTGCTGGCTCGAGCGACGGTCACCGCCGACCCTGACGGATACGCCGAGCTCGTTGCGCTGGCCGAACAGCACTCAGGCCTACGTGCCTGGGCGATGGAGGGCACCGGCGGCTACGGCGCCGGCCTGGCCCGCCACCTCGCCGATGCCGACGAGATGGTCGTCGAACTGGACCGGCCCAAGCGGCCGACCCGGCGGGCCGGAGCCAAGTCAGACCCGATCGACGCCGAGCGCGCCTCCCGTGACGCGTTGGCCCGCGCTCAGCTGGCCCAGCCCAAGACCGGCGCCGACCGGGCGGCGCTGCAGATGCTCTTGACCGCCCGACGGGCCGCGGTCGAGGCCGCCACCGCCGCCCAGCGGCAGCTGCTGGCCATGGTCATCACCAGCCCGGAGGCGGTGCGGGCTCGGTTCCGGGGACAGACCACGCGAGTCATGATCACCACCGCCGCCACGCTCCGCCCGGGCGCAGCAAGGCCGATGTCGAGGTCATCACCGCGCTGA
- a CDS encoding nucleoside triphosphate pyrophosphatase encodes MSADRRLVLASASPARLSLLRQAGLAPEVLVSDVDESTYSAPRVAEQVALLAAAKAADVAKRESDALVIGADSLLEFAGKPQGKPADAAEARDRWRRMAGRSGILHTGQALFDVRDGAVVSRDIAVASTVVYFADPTPLEVEAYLATGEPLAVAGAFTLDGLGAPFVRRVEGDPAAVVGLSLTVLRTQLAKRGLAITDLWRR; translated from the coding sequence GTGAGCGCCGACCGGCGGCTGGTGCTGGCGTCGGCGTCCCCGGCCCGGCTGTCGCTCCTGCGGCAGGCGGGGCTCGCGCCCGAGGTCCTGGTGAGCGACGTGGACGAGTCCACGTACTCCGCCCCGCGCGTGGCCGAGCAGGTCGCCCTGCTGGCCGCCGCGAAGGCCGCGGACGTCGCCAAGCGGGAGAGCGACGCCCTGGTCATCGGCGCCGACTCGTTGCTCGAGTTCGCCGGGAAGCCGCAGGGCAAGCCGGCGGACGCCGCGGAGGCGCGCGACCGCTGGCGGCGCATGGCCGGCCGCTCGGGCATCCTGCACACCGGCCAGGCGCTGTTCGACGTCCGCGACGGTGCGGTCGTCAGCCGCGACATCGCGGTGGCCTCGACCGTCGTCTACTTCGCCGATCCCACCCCGCTGGAGGTGGAGGCCTACCTTGCCACCGGGGAGCCGCTGGCCGTGGCGGGGGCGTTCACCCTGGACGGGCTCGGCGCCCCGTTCGTGCGCCGGGTCGAGGGGGATCCGGCCGCGGTGGTGGGGTTGTCGCTGACCGTCCTGCGCACCCAGCTGGCCAAGCGGGGTTTGGCGATTACCGACCTCTGGCGCCGCTGA
- a CDS encoding biotin carboxylase N-terminal domain-containing protein — MIANRGEIAVRVARACKDEGLTSVAVYADPDRDALHVRVADEAFALGGTTPGDSYLVIDKILDAAKRSGADAIHPGYGFLSENADFAQAVIDAGLTWIGPSPQAIIDLGDKVAARHIATKAGAPLVPGTKDPVGGADEVVAFAQEHGLPVAIKAAFGGGGRGLKVARTMEEIPELFDSAVREAVAAFGRGECFVERFLDKPRHVEAQVLADTHGNVIVVGTRDCSLQRRNQKLVEEAPAPFLTEEQRARIHESAKAICREAGYHGAGTVEYLVGTDGSISFLEVNTRLQVEHPVSEETSGIDLVRQQFRIAEGLPLEITEDPAPRGHSIEFRINAEDAGRNFMPAPGPVNRLEIPQGPGVRWDSGVETGGEVAGAFDSMLAKLIVTGATRTEALQRARRALDELVVEGMPTVIPFHRAVVRDEAFTSEPFTVHTRWIETEWDNQVLPYDAAPSAQDEDAPRQTVVVEVGGRRLEVSLPAGLAAGGGGAAPGAPAKPRKRGGGGGGAAASGDSLTSPMQGTIVKVAVEDGTTVAAGDLIVVLEAMKMEQPITAHKAGTVSGLAAQVGATVTSGAVLCTIADAAE; from the coding sequence ATGATCGCCAACCGTGGCGAGATCGCGGTCCGTGTCGCCCGCGCCTGCAAGGACGAGGGCCTGACCAGCGTCGCGGTCTACGCGGACCCCGACCGCGACGCGCTGCACGTGCGCGTCGCCGACGAGGCCTTCGCCCTGGGCGGCACGACGCCGGGCGACTCCTACCTGGTGATCGACAAGATCCTCGATGCCGCGAAGCGGTCAGGCGCCGACGCGATCCACCCCGGCTACGGCTTCCTGTCCGAGAACGCCGACTTCGCCCAGGCCGTGATCGACGCCGGCCTGACCTGGATCGGCCCGTCGCCCCAGGCGATCATCGACCTGGGTGACAAGGTCGCCGCACGGCACATCGCCACCAAGGCCGGCGCCCCGCTCGTGCCCGGCACGAAGGACCCGGTCGGGGGCGCCGACGAGGTCGTCGCGTTCGCGCAGGAGCACGGTCTCCCGGTCGCCATCAAGGCTGCGTTCGGCGGTGGCGGCCGCGGGCTCAAGGTGGCTCGCACGATGGAGGAGATCCCGGAGCTGTTCGACTCCGCCGTCCGGGAGGCGGTGGCGGCCTTCGGCCGCGGCGAGTGCTTCGTCGAGCGGTTCCTGGACAAGCCCCGGCACGTGGAGGCCCAGGTGCTGGCCGACACCCACGGCAATGTGATCGTCGTCGGCACCCGCGACTGCTCGCTGCAGCGGCGCAACCAGAAGCTGGTCGAGGAGGCGCCGGCGCCGTTCCTCACCGAGGAGCAGCGCGCCCGCATCCACGAGTCGGCCAAGGCGATCTGCCGCGAGGCCGGCTACCACGGCGCCGGCACCGTCGAGTACCTGGTGGGCACCGACGGCTCGATCTCCTTCCTCGAGGTCAACACCCGACTCCAGGTGGAGCACCCGGTGTCGGAGGAGACCTCGGGCATCGACCTGGTGCGCCAGCAGTTCCGCATCGCCGAGGGGCTCCCGCTGGAGATCACCGAGGACCCGGCGCCGCGCGGCCACAGCATCGAGTTCCGCATCAACGCCGAGGACGCCGGCCGCAACTTCATGCCGGCGCCCGGACCGGTGAACCGGCTGGAGATCCCGCAGGGGCCAGGCGTGCGCTGGGACTCCGGCGTGGAGACCGGCGGCGAGGTGGCCGGGGCGTTCGACTCGATGCTGGCCAAGCTGATCGTCACCGGCGCCACCCGCACCGAGGCGCTCCAGCGGGCCCGGCGCGCGCTCGACGAACTGGTCGTCGAGGGCATGCCCACGGTCATCCCGTTCCACCGCGCCGTCGTCCGCGACGAGGCGTTCACCAGCGAGCCGTTCACGGTGCACACCCGCTGGATCGAGACCGAGTGGGACAACCAGGTCCTGCCCTACGACGCCGCCCCGAGCGCGCAGGACGAGGACGCGCCCCGGCAGACGGTCGTGGTCGAGGTCGGCGGTCGTCGGCTCGAGGTCTCCCTGCCCGCCGGCCTGGCCGCCGGTGGCGGCGGTGCGGCGCCCGGTGCGCCTGCGAAGCCGCGCAAGCGCGGTGGCGGCGGTGGCGGCGCGGCCGCCTCCGGTGACTCCCTGACCTCGCCGATGCAGGGCACGATCGTGAAGGTCGCCGTCGAGGACGGGACGACCGTGGCGGCCGGCGATCTGATCGTCGTGCTGGAGGCGATGAAGATGGAGCAGCCCATCACCGCCCACAAGGCCGGCACCGTCTCGGGCCTGGCGGCCCAGGTCGGCGCGACCGTCACAAGCGGTGCGGTCCTGTGCACCATCGCTGACGCCGCCGAGTAA
- a CDS encoding zinc-dependent metalloprotease family protein — translation MPPSRPPRLLALSVAAAAVVPLLGGPPAAAETPAVGETVVGELMQGYADPFPSSADDHAGDHVEDHAADLISWIRTDSGETIRVPSADVEDIATGSTVEVTLGAALDDEVAAADLAPAQEVLAAEVLTGPEELTESATSAVNHEVTVVMLQPDGSVRDGTTLDQVVTMVDGPVADFWAEQTDGAVRLGVVGRHDWTTPSTVSCRDPLALWEQAAARAGWSRGPGRHLLVYVPSGSPGCAYGLGTIGSGISDGGLSYVQAVTLSVMAHEIGHNLGLGHASALRCDRTLDRGDCAVAQYFDHYDVMGVSWGPVGSLNAPHTARLGVMPGGSAPTMAAGAPPAQFVLSTAGSRTGVRAVQLVDADGDTYWVEFRTPVGRDGWLVTSENRLDLQRGVQIRLMVDGGDTSLLLDGSPSAKADWSGDLQVALPGAVPVTIGDERFAVSVLGAGSTSALVQVLSTRIGHPIDLAYERLGGATLLGKPTSPHVCGLRDGGCRREYAGGTIAWSYRTGAHVVRGAILDRWRSLGAEDGVLGYPVGGDARAANGGFETRFAGGTIYWSAATGARVVRGAILARYVDSGGPGALGYPVADDGGTADGTGALVRLQGGAIYWSRSTGAHVVRGAILDRWRSLGAQTGVLGYPVGGDARAANGGFETRFAGGTIYWSAATGARVVRGAILARYVDSGGPGALGYPVADDGGTADGTGALVRLQGGAIYWSRSTGAHVVRGAILDRWRSLGAQTGVLGYPVGGDARAANGGFETRFAGGTIYWSAATGARVVRGAILARYVDSGGPGALGYPVADDGGTADGTGALVRLQGGAIYWSRSTGAHVVRGAILDRWRSLGAQTGALGYPISDHAGLPDGSGYEVRFQGGTVVERNDGEITVQAD, via the coding sequence GTGCCCCCTTCTCGTCCCCCTCGACTGCTGGCGCTCTCCGTCGCGGCCGCCGCCGTCGTCCCGCTGCTGGGGGGGCCGCCGGCCGCCGCGGAGACGCCCGCCGTCGGCGAGACGGTCGTCGGTGAGCTCATGCAGGGCTACGCCGACCCCTTCCCGTCGAGTGCCGACGACCACGCCGGCGACCACGTCGAGGACCACGCCGCCGACCTGATCAGCTGGATCCGGACGGACTCCGGGGAGACGATCCGTGTGCCGAGCGCGGACGTCGAGGACATCGCCACCGGCTCGACCGTGGAAGTGACCCTCGGCGCGGCCCTCGACGACGAGGTGGCCGCCGCCGATCTGGCCCCCGCCCAGGAGGTGCTCGCCGCCGAGGTGCTCACGGGCCCGGAGGAGCTCACCGAATCGGCGACGAGCGCGGTGAACCACGAGGTCACCGTGGTCATGCTCCAGCCGGACGGGAGCGTGCGCGACGGCACGACCCTCGACCAGGTCGTCACCATGGTGGACGGCCCGGTGGCCGACTTCTGGGCCGAGCAGACCGATGGCGCCGTCCGGCTCGGCGTCGTGGGCCGGCACGACTGGACCACTCCGTCCACCGTGAGCTGCCGCGACCCGCTCGCTCTCTGGGAGCAGGCCGCAGCCCGCGCCGGCTGGAGCCGCGGCCCGGGCCGGCACCTGCTCGTCTACGTGCCGTCCGGGTCGCCCGGTTGCGCCTACGGGCTGGGCACGATCGGGTCCGGCATCAGTGACGGAGGACTGAGCTACGTCCAGGCGGTCACCCTGTCGGTGATGGCGCACGAGATAGGGCACAACCTGGGACTCGGTCACGCGTCGGCGCTGCGGTGCGACCGGACGCTGGACCGGGGCGACTGCGCGGTCGCCCAGTACTTCGACCACTACGACGTCATGGGCGTCTCCTGGGGGCCTGTCGGCTCGCTGAACGCCCCGCATACCGCGCGGCTGGGGGTGATGCCCGGCGGGTCGGCGCCCACCATGGCCGCCGGAGCGCCGCCCGCGCAGTTCGTGCTGTCCACCGCGGGTTCCCGCACCGGTGTACGGGCCGTGCAACTGGTCGACGCCGATGGGGACACCTACTGGGTCGAGTTCCGGACTCCCGTGGGCCGGGACGGCTGGCTGGTGACGTCGGAGAACCGGCTGGACCTGCAGCGCGGCGTCCAGATCCGGCTGATGGTGGACGGGGGCGACACCTCCCTCCTGCTGGACGGCAGTCCTTCCGCGAAGGCCGACTGGAGCGGCGACCTGCAGGTCGCGCTGCCGGGGGCGGTGCCCGTCACCATCGGGGACGAGAGGTTCGCGGTATCGGTCCTCGGTGCCGGGTCGACGTCCGCGCTCGTACAGGTGCTCTCGACGCGCATCGGTCACCCCATCGACCTGGCCTACGAGCGTCTGGGCGGTGCGACCCTGCTGGGCAAGCCGACGTCGCCCCACGTCTGCGGGCTGCGGGACGGGGGCTGCCGCCGTGAGTACGCCGGTGGGACGATCGCGTGGTCCTACCGCACGGGGGCGCACGTGGTGCGCGGGGCGATTCTGGACCGCTGGCGGAGCCTGGGTGCCGAGGACGGGGTGCTGGGTTACCCGGTGGGCGGTGACGCCCGTGCGGCCAACGGTGGTTTCGAGACGCGGTTCGCCGGGGGGACGATCTACTGGTCGGCGGCGACGGGTGCGCGGGTGGTGCGCGGGGCGATCCTGGCGCGGTACGTGGACTCCGGTGGGCCGGGGGCGCTGGGTTATCCGGTGGCCGATGACGGTGGGACCGCGGATGGCACCGGTGCGCTGGTGCGGTTGCAGGGCGGGGCCATCTACTGGTCGCGGAGCACGGGGGCGCACGTGGTGCGCGGGGCGATCCTGGACCGCTGGCGGAGCCTGGGTGCGCAGACCGGGGTGCTGGGTTACCCGGTGGGCGGTGACGCCCGTGCGGCCAACGGTGGTTTCGAGACGCGGTTCGCCGGGGGGACGATCTACTGGTCGGCGGCGACGGGTGCGCGGGTGGTGCGCGGGGCGATCCTGGCGCGGTACGTGGACTCCGGTGGGCCGGGGGCGCTGGGTTATCCGGTGGCCGATGACGGTGGGACCGCGGATGGCACCGGTGCGCTGGTGCGGTTGCAGGGCGGGGCCATCTACTGGTCGCGGAGCACGGGGGCGCACGTGGTGCGCGGGGCGATCCTGGACCGCTGGCGGAGCCTGGGTGCGCAGACCGGGGTGCTGGGTTACCCGGTGGGCGGTGACGCCCGTGCGGCCAACGGTGGTTTCGAGACGCGGTTCGCCGGGGGGACGATCTACTGGTCGGCGGCGACGGGTGCGCGGGTGGTGCGCGGGGCGATCCTGGCGCGGTACGTGGACTCCGGTGGGCCGGGGGCGCTGGGTTATCCGGTGGCCGATGACGGTGGGACCGCGGATGGCACCGGTGCGCTGGTGCGGTTGCAGGGCGGGGCCATCTACTGGTCGCGGAGCACGGGGGCGCACGTGGTGCGCGGGGCGATCCTGGACCGCTGGCGGAGCCTGGGTGCGCAGACCGGGGCCCTCGGCTACCCGATCTCGGACCACGCCGGGCTGCCCGACGGCAGCGGCTATGAGGTGCGGTTCCAGGGCGGCACCGTGGTGGAGCGGAACGACGGGGAGATCACCGTCCAGGCCGACTGA
- a CDS encoding acyl-CoA carboxylase subunit epsilon, with amino-acid sequence MTEDQRPLLRVVKGEPTAEELAALTVVVAALSQRRERRRPTPVGAWASYADRHRGALQHGHGGWRAAGRFA; translated from the coding sequence GTGACCGAGGACCAGCGCCCGCTCCTGCGGGTCGTGAAGGGTGAGCCGACCGCCGAGGAGCTCGCCGCGCTGACCGTCGTCGTGGCGGCCCTGTCCCAGCGCCGGGAGCGCCGTCGCCCGACGCCGGTCGGCGCGTGGGCCTCCTACGCCGACCGCCACCGCGGTGCCCTGCAGCACGGCCACGGCGGCTGGCGGGCCGCGGGGAGGTTCGCGTGA
- a CDS encoding acyl-CoA carboxylase subunit beta, whose product MSTAELESAGEHVPDDVDIHTTAGKLADFERRVQEAQHAGSERAVEKQHAAGKMTARERIEALLDPGSFTEFDEFARHRSTNFGMADKRPFGDGVVTGYGTVDGRPVAIFSQDVTVFGGSLGEVYGEKIVKVQDFAVKNGCPVIGINEGGGARIQEGVVSLGLYGEIFRRNVHASGVIPQISLVMGPAAGGHVYSPALTDFVVMVDKTSQMFITGPDVVKTVTGEDVSLEELGGARTHNTKSGVAHYLAEDEADALDYVKALLSYLPSNNLDPLPAVEVAPVETVLPDALTDEDLELDTFIPDSANTPYDMHTVVEHVLDDGEFLEVQPLFAPNILIGFGRIEGRPVGIVANQPTQFAGTLDIDASEKAARFVRTCDAFNIPVLTFVDVPGFLPGTSQEWEGIIRRGAKLIYAYAEATVPKVTVITRKAYGGAYDVMGSKHLGADVNLAWPTAQIAVVGAQGAVGILYRKELAAAEDPDTRRAELIAEYEDTLANPYIAADRGYVDAVIPPSHTRVQVTKALRVLANKRQTLPAKKHGNIPL is encoded by the coding sequence GTGAGCACGGCTGAACTGGAGAGCGCCGGGGAGCACGTCCCCGACGACGTCGACATCCACACGACGGCCGGGAAGCTCGCCGACTTCGAGCGCCGCGTGCAGGAGGCGCAACACGCCGGCTCCGAGCGGGCCGTGGAGAAGCAGCACGCCGCGGGCAAGATGACCGCCCGCGAGCGGATCGAGGCCCTGCTCGACCCGGGCTCGTTCACCGAGTTCGACGAGTTCGCCCGGCACCGGTCGACGAACTTCGGCATGGCCGACAAGCGCCCGTTCGGCGACGGCGTCGTCACCGGGTACGGCACGGTCGACGGCCGGCCGGTGGCGATCTTCTCCCAGGACGTGACCGTGTTCGGCGGCAGCCTCGGCGAGGTGTACGGCGAGAAGATCGTCAAGGTCCAGGACTTCGCGGTCAAGAACGGCTGCCCCGTCATCGGCATCAACGAGGGTGGCGGCGCCCGCATCCAGGAGGGTGTGGTCTCCCTCGGTCTATACGGCGAGATCTTCCGGCGCAACGTGCACGCCTCCGGCGTCATCCCGCAGATCTCACTGGTGATGGGCCCCGCGGCCGGCGGGCACGTCTACTCCCCCGCGCTCACCGACTTCGTCGTCATGGTCGACAAGACCAGCCAGATGTTCATCACCGGCCCGGACGTCGTGAAGACCGTGACCGGCGAGGACGTCTCCCTCGAGGAGCTGGGCGGGGCGCGCACGCACAACACCAAGTCCGGTGTCGCGCACTACCTGGCCGAGGACGAGGCCGACGCCCTGGACTACGTCAAGGCGCTGCTGTCCTACCTGCCGAGCAACAACCTCGACCCGCTGCCGGCCGTGGAGGTCGCCCCGGTCGAAACGGTCCTGCCCGACGCCCTGACCGACGAGGACCTGGAGCTCGACACCTTCATCCCCGACTCGGCCAACACGCCCTACGACATGCACACCGTTGTCGAGCACGTGCTCGACGACGGCGAGTTCCTCGAGGTGCAGCCGCTGTTCGCGCCCAACATCCTCATCGGCTTCGGCCGGATCGAGGGCCGGCCGGTCGGGATCGTGGCCAACCAGCCCACCCAGTTCGCGGGCACGCTGGACATCGACGCCAGCGAGAAGGCGGCGCGGTTCGTGCGCACCTGCGACGCCTTCAACATCCCGGTGCTCACCTTCGTCGACGTCCCGGGCTTCCTGCCCGGCACGTCGCAGGAGTGGGAGGGCATCATCCGCCGCGGCGCCAAGCTGATCTACGCCTACGCCGAGGCCACCGTGCCGAAGGTGACCGTCATCACCCGCAAGGCCTACGGCGGCGCCTACGACGTCATGGGCTCCAAGCACCTGGGTGCGGACGTGAACCTCGCCTGGCCGACGGCGCAGATCGCCGTCGTCGGGGCGCAGGGCGCGGTCGGCATCCTCTACCGCAAGGAGCTGGCCGCGGCGGAGGACCCGGACACCCGCCGCGCGGAGCTGATCGCCGAGTACGAGGACACCCTCGCCAACCCCTACATCGCCGCGGACCGCGGTTACGTGGACGCGGTCATCCCGCCGTCGCACACGCGGGTGCAGGTGACCAAGGCGCTGCGGGTGCTGGCCAACAAGCGCCAGACCCTGCCGGCCAAGAAGCACGGGAACATCCCGCTGTGA
- a CDS encoding reprolysin-like metallopeptidase codes for MVLAATLGTAALPSVAAADSGVTTVMGELVHVVSESEPGSDHHDDGGARLTWVRTGTGAVRVLADQVAEVPAGSTVELTVGATVEDEASEAGLDPARTVLSSDVVAGPPVSSPAPAPAPVPTPRNGLTNRVTVVLVAPAGTAPDGTRLRDVVTAVDGPVARFWAEQTAGGISVGVTDAHEWVRTTADCTSPELMWDEVAGKVGFVPGPGRHLLLRLSGQTAGQPACSYALAQVGAGPGSGGRLYVRETSASVIAHELGHNFGLGHSSAEQCDGTIEGGSCQVQGYRDYYDVMGASWAQLGALNASQAAALGVLPASGQRSVSVGDATTTVTLSPLAGNEGVRALRLIDAEGVAYWLQVRAATGQDVWLATGDNGFRLDTGVLVHRTGSFPDTSLLLDATPGPAARWDADLQSALPVGVPVSLSGRDFTLTVHRSDATGAVVQVVPAARTSGEGVPAESGGPARGTTVPAGAAGAAGSGGSHGAGGAADPADGLAPVAEATGQPAPYAYWGPAPGFSAPRRSVSLKPVADTSGSWGSLTMPLAATVAAGGSVLVVFNLRRAARRR; via the coding sequence ATGGTGCTGGCCGCCACCCTCGGCACCGCGGCGCTGCCGTCCGTGGCCGCCGCCGACAGTGGCGTCACCACCGTCATGGGGGAGCTCGTCCACGTGGTCTCCGAGAGCGAGCCCGGCAGCGACCATCACGACGACGGGGGCGCACGTCTGACCTGGGTGCGGACCGGCACCGGCGCGGTGCGGGTGCTGGCCGATCAGGTCGCCGAGGTGCCGGCGGGCTCCACCGTCGAGCTGACCGTCGGCGCGACGGTCGAGGACGAGGCGAGCGAGGCCGGCCTGGATCCGGCCCGCACCGTGCTGAGCAGCGACGTCGTGGCCGGGCCCCCGGTGAGCTCCCCGGCCCCGGCCCCGGCGCCGGTGCCAACGCCGCGGAACGGTCTGACCAACCGGGTCACGGTCGTGCTGGTCGCGCCTGCGGGAACCGCACCGGACGGCACCCGGCTGCGCGACGTCGTCACCGCGGTGGACGGACCGGTGGCGCGGTTCTGGGCGGAGCAGACCGCCGGCGGGATCTCCGTGGGCGTCACCGACGCCCACGAATGGGTGCGCACGACCGCGGACTGCACCTCCCCGGAGCTGATGTGGGACGAGGTGGCCGGCAAGGTCGGCTTCGTCCCCGGGCCCGGCAGGCACCTGCTGCTGCGGCTCAGCGGCCAGACCGCCGGCCAGCCGGCGTGTTCCTACGCGTTGGCCCAGGTGGGCGCGGGGCCGGGATCGGGTGGGCGGCTCTACGTGCGCGAGACCTCGGCCTCGGTGATCGCCCATGAGCTCGGTCACAACTTCGGGCTGGGCCACTCCTCCGCGGAGCAGTGCGACGGCACCATCGAAGGTGGCTCCTGCCAGGTGCAGGGCTACCGCGACTACTACGACGTCATGGGCGCTTCCTGGGCCCAGCTCGGGGCGCTCAACGCGTCTCAGGCGGCGGCGCTGGGCGTGCTGCCGGCGAGCGGGCAGCGGAGCGTGTCGGTGGGCGATGCGACCACCACGGTCACCCTCTCGCCGCTGGCCGGGAACGAGGGCGTGCGCGCACTCCGGCTCATCGATGCCGAAGGGGTGGCGTACTGGTTGCAGGTCCGTGCGGCCACCGGGCAGGACGTCTGGCTGGCCACCGGGGACAACGGCTTCCGGCTCGACACCGGCGTCCTCGTGCACCGGACCGGGTCGTTCCCCGACACGTCCCTGCTGCTGGACGCGACGCCAGGACCCGCGGCACGTTGGGACGCCGACCTGCAGTCAGCGCTCCCGGTCGGTGTGCCGGTCTCGCTGTCCGGCCGGGACTTCACGCTGACGGTGCACCGCTCGGACGCCACGGGCGCCGTCGTCCAGGTAGTGCCGGCGGCCCGGACCTCCGGGGAGGGTGTCCCGGCCGAGTCGGGCGGCCCCGCGCGCGGCACCACCGTCCCGGCCGGCGCCGCCGGCGCCGCCGGCTCCGGCGGCTCCCACGGCGCCGGCGGAGCTGCCGACCCGGCCGATGGCCTCGCGCCCGTGGCCGAGGCAACCGGGCAGCCGGCCCCGTACGCCTACTGGGGACCGGCCCCCGGCTTCTCCGCACCGCGACGGTCGGTGAGCCTCAAGCCCGTGGCGGACACCTCCGGCTCGTGGGGCAGCCTGACCATGCCGCTCGCCGCGACGGTGGCCGCCGGCGGGAGCGTGCTCGTGGTGTTCAACCTCCGCCGCGCTGCCCGCCGGCGCTGA